Proteins found in one Strigops habroptila isolate Jane chromosome W, bStrHab1.2.pri, whole genome shotgun sequence genomic segment:
- the LOC115619138 gene encoding LOW QUALITY PROTEIN: iroquois-class homeodomain protein irx-3-like (The sequence of the model RefSeq protein was modified relative to this genomic sequence to represent the inferred CDS: inserted 3 bases in 2 codons; substituted 1 base at 1 genomic stop codon) produces the protein MSFPQLGYQYIRPIYPAERPRSGGTELAQSGTLSNVLSSMYGAPYTAAAAAQGYGAFLPYAAELLIFPQLGAQYELKESPGVQHAAFLQHHPAFYPYGQYQFGDPSRPKNTPQESTSTLKAWLNEHRKNPYPTKGEKIMLAIITKMTLTQVSTWFANARRRWLKKENKMTXPPPSRTDEEGNSXGSDHEGEEDKREDEEETDLENIDTENIESNEDELEDAVLLRSDSKTDSEGSEGFEDLPGSEERYVKAAEGEPHHLHHHDLHHHHNHHHKCELPAAALEPLKPPLQPPPHHLSPPSSASSSAASSPTDGALAGILPKPKIWSLAETATSPDNLRKSPGGGSPPAAAPQPLXSPRHRLVSSCPLGKFPNWINRAFPAHHHHPPALLNTPHLLGLGSSPAACPAAAFPQPRRRAWSPLPPPPDRSSALEVEKKLIKTAFQPVQRRPQSQLDATMVLSALSSS, from the exons ATGTCTTTCCCCCAGTTGGGCTACCAGTACATCAGGCCGATTTACCCGGCAGAGCGCCCGAGGAGCGGCGGCACCGAGCTGGCCCAGTCCGGGACCCTCTCCAACGTACTCTCCTCCATGTACGGCGCGCCCTACaccgccgccgctgccgcccaGGGCTACGGAGCCTTCTTGCCTTACGCCGCCGAACTGCTCATCTTCCCCCAGCTG GGCGCCCAGTACGAGCTGAAGGAGAGCCCGGGGGTGCAGCACGCCGCCTTCCTTCAGCACCACCCCGCCTTCTACCCCTACGGGCAGTACCAGTTCGGGGACCCGTCGCGGCCCAAGAACACCCCCCAGGAGAGCACCAGCACCCTCAAGGCCTGGCTCAACGAGCACCGGAAAAACCCCTACCCCACCAAGGGCGAGAAGATAATGCTGGCCATCATCACCAAAATGACCCTCACCCAGGTCTCCACCTGGTTCGCCAACGCGCGGCGGCGGTGGCtcaaaaaggagaataaaatga tgcccccccccagcaggACAGACGAGGAGGGCAACTCGTAGGGGAGCGACCACGAGGGGGAAGAGGACAAACGGGAGGACGAGGAGGAGACTGACCTGGAGAACATCGACACCGAGAATATCGAGAGCAACGAGGACGAGCTGGAGGACGCCGTCCTCCTGCGCTCCGACTCCAAAACGGACTCAGAAGGCTCCGAGGGCTTCGAGGACCTGCCCGGCTCCGAGGAGCGCTACGTCAAGGCCGCCGAGGGGGAACCgcaccacctccaccaccacGACCTCCACCACCAtcacaaccaccaccacaagtGCGagctccccgccgccgccctggAGCCCCTCAAGCCGCCTCTCCAGCCGCCGCCGCACCACCTCTCGcccccctcctctgcctcctcctccgccgcctCCTCCCCGACGGACGGCGCTTTGGCCGGTATCCTGCCGAAACCCAAGATCTGGTCGCTGGCCGAGACGGCCACCAGCCCAGACAACCTCCGCAAGTCTCCCGGCGGCGGCTCCCCGCCGGCAGCCGCCCCGCAGCCGCT CTCCCCTCGCCACAGACTCgtctcctcctgccccctgGGCAAATTCCCCAACTGGATCAACCGCGCCTTTCCAgcccatcaccaccaccccccGGCCTTACTGAACACCCCCCACCTCCTGGGGCTGGGGTCCTCTCCTGCCGCCTGCCCCGCTGCCGCCTTCCCGCAGCCCAGGCGCAGAGCGTGGAGCCC gcttccccccccccccgatcGATCTAGTGCCTTAGAAGtagagaaaaaattaataaagacaGCTTTCCAGCCAGTGCAGAGGCG GCCCCAGAGCCAACTTGATGCCACTATGGTTCTATCGGCGTTGTCATCATCATAG